A single genomic interval of Granulicella tundricola MP5ACTX9 harbors:
- the secG gene encoding preprotein translocase subunit SecG, whose product MSFLLYLLVALHVIVSLFLIGVVLLQTGKSADLAGAFGGQGSQTAFGPRGAANVLTKLTAYSTVIFMILSFSLTIMFSRTSSRDHSVLSGTPTQQSAPASKK is encoded by the coding sequence ATGAGTTTTCTGCTTTATCTGCTCGTCGCTCTCCATGTCATCGTCAGCCTGTTCCTGATCGGCGTCGTCCTGCTCCAGACCGGCAAGTCCGCCGACCTCGCCGGCGCGTTCGGCGGCCAGGGTTCACAGACCGCCTTCGGTCCCCGCGGCGCAGCCAACGTCCTGACCAAGCTGACCGCGTACTCGACTGTGATCTTCATGATCCTGTCCTTCAGCCTGACCATCATGTTCTCGCGCACCTCCAGCCGCGACCACTCGGTCCTGTCCGGAACGCCGACGCAGCAGAGCGCACCCGCCTCTAAGAAATAA
- a CDS encoding helix-turn-helix domain-containing protein: MMERADQRRDYKERIAGAFRIRKERVLLVPSLARHQIAITRLTSEPGSPDRVMRLTSEQAFLLLVDLAPMPGAQTPAGGLAILDLSLQAELHVPSGSDRVIYHLPRTTLNALADESGMPRIGMLRMVDQVADPVIRQLTQMILPFLDRPADCCDVVLDSFQRTFCGYVLKTYSAGQTVELLQGGLAPWQKRRVLQLLHQDLGTALPLVKIASECKLSVSQMTRSFKKSFGHSVHRYLLLQRVERAKAMLSHGIDPLPEVALRSGFSDQAAFSRTFGAIVGTSPGRWRRERSVRSRATHASSYVQLARHESTTEFAPPAC; this comes from the coding sequence ATGATGGAACGCGCAGATCAACGAAGGGACTACAAGGAGCGGATCGCAGGGGCGTTCCGGATTCGGAAGGAGCGGGTTCTGCTGGTTCCGTCGCTGGCCAGACACCAGATAGCGATCACGCGGCTCACCTCCGAGCCGGGCTCGCCAGACCGGGTGATGAGGCTGACGTCTGAACAGGCGTTTCTGCTGCTGGTCGATCTGGCTCCGATGCCTGGAGCACAGACGCCCGCAGGCGGTCTCGCCATCCTTGACCTGAGCCTTCAGGCAGAGTTGCATGTGCCTTCGGGGTCGGACCGCGTCATCTACCATCTCCCCCGGACGACCCTGAATGCGCTGGCGGATGAGTCCGGCATGCCCAGGATCGGTATGCTCCGCATGGTCGATCAGGTCGCCGATCCCGTGATCCGGCAACTAACGCAGATGATCCTGCCGTTTCTGGATCGGCCGGCAGACTGTTGCGATGTCGTGCTGGACAGCTTTCAACGAACCTTCTGCGGCTACGTCCTCAAGACTTACAGCGCTGGCCAGACGGTTGAGCTGCTGCAGGGCGGTCTTGCACCCTGGCAGAAGCGCCGCGTGCTTCAGCTTCTGCATCAGGATCTCGGCACGGCTCTGCCGCTGGTGAAGATTGCGAGCGAATGCAAGCTTTCGGTCAGCCAGATGACGCGCTCGTTCAAGAAATCCTTTGGGCATTCGGTCCATCGTTACCTGCTGCTGCAGCGCGTGGAGCGAGCCAAGGCGATGCTCTCGCATGGCATCGACCCACTGCCTGAGGTTGCGCTGCGGTCTGGCTTCTCCGATCAGGCGGCATTCAGCAGAACCTTTGGCGCGATCGTCGGGACCAGTCCCGGGCGTTGGCGCCGCGAGCGCTCGGTGCGGTCACGCGCCACCCATGCGAGTAGCTACGTGCAACTGGCACGGCATGAGTCTACAACTGAGTTTGCGCCCCCGGCCTGTTGA
- a CDS encoding FUSC family protein: MPVSALPRTPAAGLLLPRPTWAQALLQDLQPVPGRLHSTLRIVLASVIALLLLETLQMPFISLGLYFMFLVGRDSPAISFRTSFISLLQICFIIFLELSVVIVFDNDPMARLLSVVIVTFISAMILVATNYPALGPSGGLIFCTVISLWELHAPADRLVKTSLYLIGTFTISLGCAVAVEYIFAVRNPADQLQEQRRIRYHALAEMFQAFADGAPLAKRFEAATQVSRLASAGQSGMIQLYNDIVERNLDTGALPIAARPRITMLAQLMDISAAFGLQSYAVDDPELRERCARLAEDCHEIAPSFFRLPQKDLARREFETGSLLGRVENMIHTIMTMPMSGPEVNNRELVSLPSHKVPFFIPGAVRSPDSVAFALKISMCATFCYILYHALHWPGISTCVTTVLVTGLSSTGAIKQKLIFRVFGAIIGGLILGIGSTSLLFPHMDSITSLVVLTACVSFIAAWVAAGPKFNYIGLQIAFAFFSVAFTGFSAPTELAPARDRFMGILIALALMAFVFDLLWPVRTVTVMRRNLASVLRLGVDLLETLNSTQHRADALRHGDVLRDQVGKTLTGLRSANGSVAYEFGAELEQHIQSGDTIMAAAVTAVALFWNQLAVLHEGSDHSLFTDPGLRALRHHLANNMTAMAEAVVEKKAIRIEDVRQLLEPGLLADSRHSEYARNTVARYEELEALTANLSLQI, from the coding sequence ATGCCGGTGAGCGCCCTGCCGCGGACGCCTGCCGCAGGCCTGCTCCTGCCGAGGCCCACCTGGGCCCAGGCGCTGCTGCAGGACCTTCAACCCGTACCAGGCCGGCTCCACAGCACACTGCGCATCGTGCTGGCCTCGGTGATCGCGCTGCTGCTGCTGGAGACACTGCAGATGCCGTTCATCTCGCTGGGTCTCTACTTCATGTTTCTGGTGGGCCGAGACAGCCCCGCCATCTCCTTCCGCACCAGCTTTATCTCCCTGCTACAGATCTGCTTCATCATCTTTCTGGAGCTCTCGGTCGTCATCGTCTTCGACAACGATCCGATGGCCCGGCTGCTGAGCGTGGTGATCGTCACCTTCATCTCCGCGATGATCCTGGTGGCGACGAACTATCCTGCGCTCGGCCCCAGCGGCGGCCTGATCTTCTGCACGGTCATCTCGCTGTGGGAGTTGCATGCGCCGGCGGATCGCCTGGTGAAGACGTCGCTTTACCTCATCGGGACATTCACGATCTCGCTGGGATGCGCGGTGGCGGTGGAGTATATCTTTGCTGTCCGCAATCCGGCGGATCAGCTCCAGGAGCAGCGGCGCATTCGCTATCACGCGCTTGCGGAGATGTTCCAGGCGTTCGCGGATGGGGCACCGTTGGCGAAGCGCTTTGAAGCTGCCACTCAGGTCTCGCGGCTGGCCAGCGCCGGCCAGAGCGGCATGATTCAGCTCTACAACGACATTGTGGAGCGCAATCTGGACACCGGCGCACTGCCCATCGCGGCGAGGCCCCGGATCACAATGCTGGCGCAGTTGATGGACATCTCGGCGGCCTTCGGATTGCAAAGTTACGCGGTGGACGACCCCGAACTGCGTGAACGGTGCGCCCGTCTGGCGGAGGATTGCCATGAGATTGCTCCAAGCTTCTTCCGGCTTCCCCAAAAAGATCTGGCGAGGCGTGAGTTTGAAACCGGAAGCCTGCTGGGCCGTGTGGAGAACATGATCCACACCATCATGACCATGCCAATGAGCGGACCTGAGGTCAACAACCGCGAGCTTGTTTCGCTGCCGTCGCACAAGGTGCCGTTCTTCATTCCGGGTGCAGTGCGGAGTCCGGACTCAGTCGCCTTCGCGCTGAAGATCAGCATGTGCGCCACCTTCTGCTACATCCTCTACCATGCGCTCCACTGGCCCGGCATCTCCACCTGTGTGACGACCGTGCTGGTCACCGGACTCAGCAGCACTGGCGCGATCAAGCAGAAGCTGATCTTTCGCGTCTTTGGCGCAATCATCGGTGGACTGATTCTTGGGATTGGCTCAACCTCCCTGCTCTTCCCGCATATGGATTCGATCACGTCCCTGGTGGTGCTGACCGCGTGTGTCTCCTTCATCGCCGCGTGGGTCGCGGCTGGACCCAAGTTCAACTACATCGGGCTGCAGATCGCGTTCGCCTTCTTCAGCGTGGCCTTCACCGGCTTCAGCGCGCCCACCGAGCTGGCACCCGCACGCGACCGGTTCATGGGAATCCTCATCGCGCTGGCCCTGATGGCCTTCGTCTTCGACCTGCTCTGGCCGGTCCGGACCGTGACCGTCATGCGGCGTAACCTGGCTTCCGTATTGCGGCTTGGGGTGGACCTGTTGGAGACGCTGAACTCCACCCAGCATCGCGCTGACGCGCTGCGCCACGGAGATGTACTCCGCGATCAGGTAGGCAAGACGCTGACCGGATTGCGCAGCGCAAACGGCTCCGTGGCCTATGAGTTTGGAGCTGAGCTGGAACAACATATCCAGTCCGGCGACACGATTATGGCAGCCGCAGTAACTGCCGTTGCTCTCTTCTGGAATCAGCTTGCGGTGTTGCATGAGGGTTCAGACCACAGCCTGTTCACCGATCCCGGGCTCCGAGCCTTAAGGCATCATCTTGCGAACAACATGACCGCCATGGCCGAGGCTGTTGTGGAGAAGAAAGCCATCCGCATCGAGGACGTCAGACAACTGCTGGAGCCGGGGTTGTTGGCAGACAGCCGTCACAGCGAGTACGCCCGCAATACCGTGGCTCGGTATGAAGAGCTTGAAGCCCTGACCGCGAACCTCAGCCTGCAGATTTAG
- a CDS encoding efflux RND transporter periplasmic adaptor subunit — MPQTDQTGTLPPATPPVPAERPHALAGRILGIGMAVAALVTLGLVVAQTDLHPRTDDASVRANYIEIAPEVSGRLVDLPIRDNEYIKQGDPLFLIDPRPYEYALKQALSDQDDLEQQIIDARRHIAAQASAAQAARATLVSSQTGIQTAGSTVDVASATVSRAKASVEAADAQLKLATNNLHRIEPLLKKQYVTVEQIDQANTTVRVAQGSYDEAVAALNVAQAQQQQASHRKVEASAQANESEARLGQAIHAIDTVDTLVSQRPSKAAKVDSARLDLERTKVVAPFNAYVTNMNISQGAYARPGQAMFTLIDTRTWYVIANYRESKLKNIHLNDHVDVFVMGHPDRRFNGIVESIGYGVFPEDGAVAGGLPNIDRTLNWVHLSSRFPVRIRVNDPDPELFRIGATAVTVVR; from the coding sequence ATGCCTCAGACAGACCAGACTGGAACTCTTCCGCCAGCCACACCGCCTGTACCAGCAGAAAGGCCGCATGCGCTTGCGGGACGCATCCTCGGCATCGGTATGGCTGTGGCCGCGCTGGTGACGCTGGGGCTCGTGGTCGCTCAGACCGATCTTCATCCGCGCACGGATGACGCGAGCGTTCGCGCCAACTACATTGAGATTGCGCCCGAGGTAAGCGGCCGGCTGGTCGATCTGCCGATCCGGGACAACGAGTACATCAAGCAGGGCGATCCGCTGTTTCTCATCGACCCGCGGCCTTACGAGTACGCGCTCAAGCAGGCACTCTCCGACCAGGACGACCTGGAGCAGCAGATCATCGATGCGCGCCGGCACATTGCCGCACAGGCCAGCGCCGCGCAGGCTGCACGTGCGACGCTCGTCAGTTCGCAGACCGGTATCCAGACCGCGGGCAGCACGGTGGATGTTGCCTCCGCGACGGTCTCACGCGCGAAGGCTAGCGTCGAGGCAGCGGATGCGCAGCTCAAGCTGGCCACCAACAATCTCCATCGCATTGAGCCGCTGCTCAAGAAGCAGTACGTCACGGTGGAGCAGATCGACCAGGCCAACACCACGGTTCGCGTGGCGCAGGGCAGCTACGATGAAGCCGTCGCCGCATTGAATGTAGCGCAGGCGCAGCAGCAGCAGGCGAGCCATCGCAAGGTGGAGGCGTCCGCGCAGGCGAACGAGTCCGAGGCCCGGCTGGGGCAGGCGATTCATGCGATCGATACCGTCGATACGCTGGTGTCGCAGCGGCCATCCAAGGCTGCGAAGGTCGATAGTGCGCGGCTCGATCTGGAGCGCACCAAGGTGGTCGCGCCGTTCAACGCATATGTCACCAACATGAACATCTCGCAGGGCGCGTATGCACGGCCCGGGCAGGCGATGTTCACGCTGATCGATACGCGCACCTGGTACGTGATCGCCAACTATCGCGAGTCGAAGCTGAAGAACATCCACCTCAACGATCATGTGGATGTGTTCGTGATGGGCCATCCGGACCGGCGCTTCAATGGCATCGTGGAGAGCATCGGATACGGTGTTTTTCCTGAGGATGGCGCGGTTGCCGGGGGGCTGCCCAACATCGATCGCACGTTGAACTGGGTTCACCTTTCTTCGCGCTTTCCGGTGCGGATTCGGGTGAACGATCCGGACCCTGAGCTGTTCCGCATCGGTGCCACGGCTGTAACGGTCGTGCGCTGA
- a CDS encoding YtcA family lipoprotein, with product MKPIRHSQAAFTGLCLLLTGCGHAPNIDIIGSFFPVWMLCLAIAIALSFVVRVFLVRLKMESEVGPLALFYPCSVIFFTSLMWLIFFR from the coding sequence ATGAAACCCATACGGCACAGCCAAGCTGCCTTTACCGGACTCTGCCTGCTGCTGACGGGCTGCGGTCATGCACCCAACATCGACATCATCGGCAGCTTCTTTCCGGTCTGGATGCTTTGCCTTGCGATCGCGATTGCGCTGTCGTTCGTGGTCCGGGTTTTCCTGGTGCGCCTCAAGATGGAGAGCGAGGTGGGCCCGCTGGCCCTCTTCTATCCCTGCAGCGTTATCTTCTTCACCAGCCTTATGTGGCTGATTTTCTTTCGGTAG
- a CDS encoding TolC family protein, whose product MLGSMAQHDPHDSSLLRGACAVAARGAAAGLALPFLLLTLSTPALSAQAPCAGTAPSPAAAADCTARNTPVATVAPLDPNHTYSLTELIDLAEHNNPRTRIAWEQAKQRANALGVEKSAYFPLLVFQAIGGDQRTISPFPKSLEPQGFNMVEIPIIQPGLNLQYLLFDFGTRSARVDAALADKIVGGANFVQANQEVAFRVATAYYRLLTAQERLQATRETLKTGQTTQDAAEAQLANGRSTIPDVLNAKAETSQDVFDMESADGDEKIARVELVEQVGAEPTPNINIDAMSKAPLPETLTVSIEELIERAVAGRPDLAAQAAEIRAAEDRIKVAKGAYKPRITLTASGAQTSIWPTADYGALGRASEPTWSAILGVEWRVFDGGARRNLLESAQSQKRQAQDEYTERHDRATREVWTAYIAFRTALKKQQAAVALMEAANESYGASLEAYKYGVKNLIDVVTAERQLAQARLSGVSARSQLFLEAVDLEFVTGNLLRSLPPATKLEPKDGAAK is encoded by the coding sequence ATGCTCGGCTCGATGGCTCAACACGATCCTCATGACTCCTCACTCCTTCGAGGAGCGTGCGCGGTAGCGGCGCGCGGGGCGGCGGCTGGACTCGCACTTCCCTTTCTGCTTCTGACCCTCTCGACTCCGGCACTCTCAGCGCAGGCCCCTTGCGCCGGTACGGCTCCTTCACCGGCTGCTGCCGCCGACTGTACCGCGCGGAACACTCCGGTGGCCACGGTCGCGCCGCTGGACCCGAACCATACGTACTCACTGACCGAGCTGATCGACCTGGCGGAGCACAACAACCCGCGCACCCGCATTGCGTGGGAGCAGGCCAAGCAGCGGGCCAACGCGCTGGGCGTTGAGAAGAGCGCATACTTTCCCCTGCTTGTCTTCCAGGCCATCGGCGGCGACCAGCGCACGATCAGTCCGTTTCCAAAGTCGCTGGAGCCACAGGGCTTCAACATGGTTGAGATCCCGATCATCCAGCCGGGGCTGAACCTGCAGTATCTGCTCTTCGACTTCGGCACCCGTTCGGCCCGCGTGGATGCGGCGCTGGCGGACAAGATTGTGGGTGGCGCGAACTTCGTGCAGGCCAACCAGGAGGTGGCGTTCCGGGTGGCGACGGCGTACTACCGGCTCCTCACCGCGCAGGAACGGCTGCAGGCCACGCGCGAGACGTTGAAGACCGGGCAGACGACGCAGGATGCCGCCGAGGCGCAGCTCGCCAATGGGCGCAGTACCATTCCTGACGTGCTGAATGCGAAGGCGGAGACCTCGCAGGATGTCTTCGATATGGAGTCCGCGGATGGCGACGAGAAGATCGCTCGCGTTGAGTTGGTCGAGCAGGTGGGTGCAGAGCCTACGCCAAACATCAACATCGACGCGATGAGCAAGGCACCGCTGCCCGAAACACTGACGGTATCCATTGAGGAACTGATCGAACGTGCGGTGGCTGGGCGGCCGGATCTTGCCGCGCAGGCGGCGGAGATACGGGCGGCGGAGGATCGGATCAAGGTCGCCAAAGGCGCGTACAAGCCGCGCATCACCCTGACCGCAAGCGGCGCCCAGACCTCTATCTGGCCCACGGCGGACTATGGCGCGCTGGGCCGGGCGAGCGAGCCCACCTGGTCGGCGATCCTTGGCGTGGAGTGGAGAGTCTTCGACGGTGGCGCGCGGCGTAACCTGCTGGAGTCGGCGCAGTCACAGAAGCGGCAGGCCCAGGACGAGTACACGGAACGGCACGACCGTGCGACGCGTGAGGTCTGGACCGCGTACATCGCCTTCCGCACCGCGCTCAAGAAGCAGCAGGCTGCGGTCGCGCTGATGGAGGCGGCGAACGAGTCGTATGGCGCGTCACTGGAGGCTTACAAGTATGGGGTCAAGAACCTCATCGACGTGGTGACCGCAGAGCGCCAGCTTGCACAGGCTCGGCTGTCCGGTGTTTCAGCCCGCTCTCAACTCTTTCTAGAGGCCGTGGACCTGGAGTTCGTAACCGGGAACCTGCTGCGCAGCCTACCGCCCGCAACCAAACTTGAACCAAAGGACGGTGCCGCAAAATGA